The sequence below is a genomic window from Sorangiineae bacterium MSr12523.
CGTCGATGGCACGGAGTACTTGGCGCAGCTCGTGTCGCGCCACCATGTCGCGGTTTATCCGCAGGTCACCGGTGTGGTGGTGCAGATCCTCGTCAAGCCCGGCGAATCGGTGAAACGCGGCACCGCGCTTCTTCAGATCGATCCGCGCCGCGAGGCGGCAAACCTGGCCAACCAAGTCGCGGCGAAGAGCCAGCGCGAGGCGAGCCTGGAATTGGCCAGGCGCAACGAGGAGCGGGCCACCCGTCTGTTCCGCGAAGGCCTGGTGAGCCAAGCGCAGTTCGATCAAGCGCGAAGCTCGCGCATGGTCGCCGAGCAGGACGTGAATGCGCAGGAGGCGAGCATCGCGGCGCAGAGCACGCAGCTGAATTATTTCCGCATCACCGCGCCGTTCGATGGGACGGTGGGCGACATCCCCGTCAAAATCGGCGACATGGTCTCGGCGCAGACCAAACTGACCAGCGTCGACGACAACACGAACCTCGAGGCCTACGTGAACCTGCCAGTGGAAAAGCTGGCGGAGCTCACCGACAAGAGCCGCATCGAGATCCTCGATCCGTTCGGCAAGGTGGTGGGGCAGGCGCCCATTCACTTCATCGCGCCGGAGGCCAATCCGGCCGTGCAGTCCGTTCTGGTGAAGGCGGTGATCCCGAACGAAACGGGCGTGCTGCGCGCTGCGCAGGTGGCCCGCGCGCGCGTCGTCTTCAAGACGCACCCAGGTGTCCGCGTGCTCGCATCGAGCATCACGC
It includes:
- a CDS encoding efflux RND transporter periplasmic adaptor subunit: MRILAAVLVLGALYGCGKAAGGTEAAGGDAPKLPVDVQTLHDEELVDGTEYLAQLVSRHHVAVYPQVTGVVVQILVKPGESVKRGTALLQIDPRREAANLANQVAAKSQREASLELARRNEERATRLFREGLVSQAQFDQARSSRMVAEQDVNAQEASIAAQSTQLNYFRITAPFDGTVGDIPVKIGDMVSAQTKLTSVDDNTNLEAYVNLPVEKLAELTDKSRIEILDPFGKVVGQAPIHFIAPEANPAVQSVLVKAVIPNETGVLRAAQVARARVVFKTHPGVRVLASSITRQVGQYFVFVTEADGKNGAVVKQRPVELGPLDDRRYTVLKGLKAGDKVVTSQLQKLRDGAPVEPTEAASTALSK